In a genomic window of Temperatibacter marinus:
- a CDS encoding sodium:solute symporter family transporter codes for MINYLSMLIGFMVFTPLFCKGLSADAIISSGEKQAINPVAIGTFLIFVLSTLGITWWAANQVRSRKEFFVAGGGLKPWQNGMAIAGDFMSAATFLGITGALYFRGIDAFILSVGIMIGWPIILMVVAERFRNLGSFTFIDVLASRFEARPIRIMASCVSLSIVLFYLIAQMVGAGTLIQILFGLDYKWAVIIVGILMIVYVAFGGMVATTWVQIIKASLLLIGGTYLAYAILVHVGFSFERLVQNAIEKSDLGSSLFIPGGWFASDPFAIITVSLTMTFGIMGLPHILMRFFTVKDAVDARKSVFYATSIMGYFYGVILVIGIGASFVLFGNDTILDEAGLLTGGANMVAIHVSRLLGGDFMFGFMAAVSFATILAVVAGLALSGAATLSHDLYGQLFKKVDDHPEKEVKVTKYATVILGILAVIFGFAFEGQNVAVTAAIALAIAASVNCPIIILSLYWQGLTTRGVIWGGYIGLSVCAVLIVLSPAIFVSVFGFDRAPFPYTYPTVVAMPFTFLTIILVSKWDKSDRAREERRAFPAQVRKSEIGSEVLNAGEH; via the coding sequence ATGATTAACTATCTTTCAATGCTAATCGGATTTATGGTTTTTACTCCTCTCTTTTGTAAAGGTCTTTCGGCCGATGCGATAATATCAAGTGGCGAAAAACAGGCTATTAATCCCGTAGCAATAGGGACTTTTCTCATTTTTGTTTTGTCTACACTCGGCATTACATGGTGGGCCGCTAATCAGGTCCGTTCCCGGAAAGAGTTTTTTGTTGCTGGAGGCGGCTTAAAACCTTGGCAAAATGGAATGGCGATTGCTGGTGATTTTATGTCAGCAGCTACTTTTTTGGGTATAACGGGCGCTCTTTATTTTCGCGGAATTGATGCTTTCATTCTTTCTGTTGGTATAATGATAGGGTGGCCAATAATTTTAATGGTTGTTGCTGAACGATTTCGCAATCTAGGAAGCTTCACATTCATCGATGTACTGGCATCTAGGTTTGAAGCTCGTCCAATCCGAATTATGGCATCGTGCGTGTCCCTTAGTATTGTACTTTTTTATTTAATTGCACAGATGGTTGGAGCCGGTACTCTCATTCAAATTTTATTCGGGCTAGACTATAAATGGGCAGTCATCATTGTTGGAATATTGATGATTGTCTATGTAGCATTTGGCGGTATGGTTGCCACAACCTGGGTCCAAATCATTAAAGCGAGCTTGCTTTTAATCGGCGGGACATATCTTGCCTATGCGATCCTTGTTCATGTCGGGTTCTCTTTTGAAAGGCTTGTTCAAAATGCCATTGAGAAAAGTGATCTTGGCTCGTCTTTATTTATCCCAGGTGGATGGTTCGCCAGTGATCCTTTTGCCATTATAACAGTCTCTTTGACTATGACATTCGGGATAATGGGATTGCCACATATCCTGATGCGCTTTTTTACGGTGAAAGATGCTGTTGATGCTCGAAAATCTGTTTTTTACGCGACGTCAATAATGGGCTATTTTTATGGTGTTATTTTGGTCATTGGGATCGGGGCTTCTTTTGTTTTGTTTGGAAATGACACGATTCTCGATGAGGCCGGCCTTCTAACAGGAGGGGCTAATATGGTTGCCATTCATGTTTCCAGATTACTTGGTGGTGATTTTATGTTCGGTTTTATGGCTGCCGTTAGTTTCGCAACAATTCTAGCCGTTGTCGCCGGATTAGCTCTTTCGGGTGCGGCAACTCTTTCACATGACCTCTATGGCCAACTATTTAAGAAAGTAGATGATCATCCTGAAAAAGAAGTGAAAGTCACAAAATATGCCACCGTGATTTTAGGAATATTGGCCGTAATTTTTGGCTTCGCTTTTGAAGGACAGAATGTTGCCGTAACAGCTGCCATTGCTCTAGCTATTGCAGCTAGTGTTAACTGCCCTATCATTATTCTCTCTCTCTATTGGCAAGGATTGACCACACGCGGAGTCATATGGGGTGGGTATATTGGGTTGTCGGTTTGTGCGGTATTAATCGTTTTAAGTCCTGCGATATTCGTTTCGGTGTTTGGATTTGATAGGGCCCCTTTCCCTTATACTTACCCCACAGTTGTGGCGATGCCATTCACTTTCTTGACTATTATTCTAGTCTCTAAATGGGATAAAAGTGATCGGGCTCGAGAAGAAAGGAGGGCTTTTCCAGCTCAAGTACGTAAGTCAGAAATCGGCTCGGAAGTCTTGAATGCAGGTGAACACTAG
- a CDS encoding DUF485 domain-containing protein: MSFSLSAILLIVYAFYGFLLSAGKDLAQLSILGEVNLVIVMSLFSIFMGVFISGYYSWWSKRAIDPEIKRIREEKKHD, encoded by the coding sequence ATGTCATTTTCTCTTAGTGCAATTTTACTCATAGTCTATGCCTTTTATGGCTTTTTACTGTCAGCAGGAAAGGATCTTGCTCAACTCTCAATTTTGGGAGAAGTCAACCTCGTCATTGTCATGTCGTTGTTCTCTATCTTCATGGGAGTTTTTATTTCTGGGTATTATTCGTGGTGGTCTAAGAGGGCTATTGACCCTGAAATAAAGCGAATTCGTGAAGAAAAAAAACATGATTAA
- a CDS encoding TonB-dependent receptor, with product MQRMYGLVATVSTISLLVGHSSAYAEDDDRGHALEEIIVTAQHRSANVQDVPVTVSVLSEDLILKRDIFDAHGIAMNTPGLAYGEFSPGQASFSMRGVGSSDDGAGLDNSVALFLDGVYIGRGAGINFDMFDLQRIEVLKGPQGALFGRNTIGGAINVVSKKPTDELVIKSALTYGNENIFRAQGLISGPLSDNLFGKVVVNHRSHDGFVRNTLLNKDVNDEDQTSFRGQLRLALDRSDWLLSGDYMEDHREDTGRFPFRNGNFDYVGTAEALGANKPQTTAAPVEGYTDRKGGGLSLQGDVQFGNGILTTITSFRSIDTDWAMPSVGAPLGGNYDLDADVYGSDVIDHIEEKVETFSEEIRWTSNLGHSLEFIAGLYFFTENTDRPEQWSIQRNTVDTGQVIVGNEYSLTANKTTSYAAYGQAQWTFAEDWTLSFGGRYSHDRKEYTTTAVNCGLDEAVRAAAGFPNFELCGSVGGSLGIIAEVFNVEVDGSWSDFSPMASIQYQATDDLMVFATWATGFKSGGFAGSAGVEAVAQNIVEPETVTNYEIGFKGDFFANQLRMNVTGFYMDYKDLQVVRFGPVPESSFGTFTTTNLGSAEIKGFEVEMVWQLTEYFHVNANYAFLDTVGNDLIINGTDVSGKDLRQAPRNSYNLDLNYSLPMENKGTLDFNIHFTHIDEERMDYQSDLPVISERNLTDARVSWTSNDERYQIALWAKNIFDKAYVAHSYIIGPGAIGIWGPPRTFGATLSASF from the coding sequence ATGCAGAGGATGTACGGATTAGTCGCAACTGTTTCTACAATTTCGTTATTGGTTGGTCATTCTTCAGCTTATGCTGAGGATGATGATCGTGGCCATGCACTAGAAGAGATCATTGTAACGGCCCAACATAGAAGTGCAAATGTTCAGGATGTTCCGGTCACAGTTTCTGTGTTGAGTGAAGATTTGATTCTAAAACGAGATATTTTTGACGCACATGGAATTGCAATGAATACTCCAGGTCTGGCTTATGGGGAATTTTCACCGGGTCAGGCCTCCTTTTCTATGCGAGGTGTTGGTTCCTCGGATGATGGCGCTGGTTTGGATAACTCTGTCGCACTGTTTTTGGATGGTGTGTATATCGGTCGCGGAGCGGGCATTAATTTTGACATGTTTGATTTGCAGCGAATTGAAGTCCTGAAAGGACCTCAGGGTGCTTTGTTTGGGCGAAATACAATCGGGGGTGCCATCAATGTTGTAAGTAAAAAGCCGACAGATGAGTTGGTGATAAAATCTGCACTTACATATGGTAATGAAAATATATTTAGGGCTCAAGGATTAATAAGTGGGCCATTGAGTGACAATCTATTCGGGAAGGTGGTTGTAAATCACAGAAGTCATGATGGATTTGTTCGTAATACGCTCTTGAATAAAGATGTGAATGATGAAGATCAAACCTCATTCAGAGGACAGTTGAGATTGGCATTGGATAGGAGTGACTGGCTTCTTTCTGGTGACTATATGGAAGATCATCGTGAAGATACGGGTCGATTCCCCTTTAGGAATGGCAACTTTGATTATGTAGGGACGGCTGAAGCGCTTGGGGCAAACAAACCTCAAACGACAGCTGCTCCTGTTGAGGGGTATACCGACCGTAAAGGGGGAGGGCTAAGCTTGCAGGGTGATGTGCAATTTGGAAACGGAATTTTGACGACAATTACATCATTTCGTAGCATTGATACTGATTGGGCAATGCCTTCGGTAGGAGCACCCCTTGGGGGAAATTATGATTTGGATGCTGATGTTTATGGGTCAGATGTGATTGATCATATTGAAGAGAAAGTTGAGACTTTTTCAGAAGAGATTCGCTGGACATCAAATCTTGGGCATTCTTTGGAGTTTATTGCAGGCCTGTATTTTTTTACTGAAAATACGGATCGCCCTGAACAGTGGAGTATTCAAAGAAATACTGTCGATACAGGGCAAGTCATTGTTGGCAATGAATATTCCCTTACTGCGAATAAAACAACATCCTATGCTGCTTATGGACAGGCCCAGTGGACATTCGCTGAAGATTGGACACTTTCTTTTGGTGGTCGATATTCACATGATAGAAAAGAATATACTACAACGGCAGTTAACTGTGGGCTTGATGAGGCTGTTAGAGCCGCAGCTGGGTTTCCCAATTTTGAGCTATGTGGCAGCGTTGGCGGTAGTTTGGGAATTATTGCAGAGGTTTTCAATGTTGAAGTTGATGGTTCATGGAGTGATTTTTCTCCAATGGCCTCTATTCAATATCAGGCGACAGATGATTTAATGGTTTTCGCAACGTGGGCAACTGGCTTTAAAAGTGGTGGTTTTGCAGGATCAGCAGGTGTTGAGGCCGTGGCGCAAAATATTGTAGAACCTGAAACTGTTACAAACTATGAAATTGGTTTTAAAGGCGATTTTTTTGCAAATCAGCTTCGAATGAATGTTACAGGATTTTATATGGACTATAAAGATTTGCAGGTTGTGCGATTTGGGCCTGTTCCCGAATCTTCATTTGGAACATTCACAACAACCAACCTAGGGAGTGCAGAAATTAAAGGTTTTGAAGTGGAAATGGTCTGGCAGCTTACAGAGTATTTCCATGTAAACGCTAATTATGCATTTTTAGATACTGTTGGGAATGATTTAATAATTAACGGCACTGATGTCTCAGGAAAAGATTTACGACAGGCTCCAAGAAACTCTTACAATTTGGATCTGAACTATTCACTTCCAATGGAGAATAAGGGCACCCTAGATTTCAATATTCACTTCACTCATATTGATGAGGAGCGAATGGATTACCAAAGTGATTTACCAGTGATTAGCGAACGTAATTTAACCGATGCACGCGTATCTTGGACGTCGAATGACGAGAGATACCAGATTGCTCTTTGGGCAAAGAATATTTTTGATAAAGCATATGTCGCTCATTCTTACATCATAGGTCCAGGGGCAATAGGTATATGGGGTCCGCCGAGAACGTTTGGTGCGACATTGTCTGCATCTTTTTGA
- a CDS encoding penicillin acylase family protein: MTGISKQVSLILFLLILSAVSHADFSQKEVIIKRDQKGVPHIYADDKYGLFLGYGYSVAQDRLFQMEMIRRSAKGTVSEVLGDKYISFDKAMRVELSITSVREQVEALLPNQRAVLEGYADGMNRWIKFIETDPDKLLPKEYAVYNFLPRMWDAVDVAMVFTAVVADRFSDFSTELENLALLNALQAQHGEEKALVIFNQLNWINDPKAPTTVPTKVAKKASLIKENEYSSLPKINRDLLVAPRMVFNSDGSYKNVNLKEAVSYYKSELAASGISGSAGHASASNIWLIGQSKSEDSNGYLLNGPQFGWINPSYVYSVGLHGAGLDVVGNSYFAIPPIFFAHNKHIAWGSTAGMGDTVDYFIEELNPNNLDEYFYKGRFRPMEKHQEIIHVKGLESIQFNISRTVHGPIVRQDNHSKIAFSRKRTWDGKEVQSLFAFMDQMEATTYDQWKTAAARNAVSVNWYYIDKAGNIGYFYSGHFPNRAEGQDSRLPTPGTGNMEWQGVISPHKLPQVYNPKIGYIVNWNNKPANFWPNGDPWYVVWTSADRATELFEVLDSKKKMSYQDVIELNRTASFKDLNIRYFLPFLENAVSELPDSDMAAILVAHLRSWDQTWKDKDHNFYYDHAGPVILNAWLSKMLETVLRDDIGSEFFYLYQSPGYAIEPRTSSTNITPGVKILYNALLEEKSGVPQRFDFFNGQKKSHVILSTLRQIGLELSNRYGGDLKKWRLPVARQVFRSVNFYGIPQTLPQLSISIPITMNRGSENNLSVMHNEGIIGTDVTPPGQSGFVAQTTGFSQHYRDQIGMYLRFEQKQLPFTKEEVEAVAVRSEKLKY; the protein is encoded by the coding sequence ATGACGGGCATATCAAAACAGGTTTCATTGATACTTTTTTTACTAATACTGTCAGCTGTATCACATGCAGATTTTTCACAAAAAGAAGTAATAATAAAAAGAGATCAAAAGGGCGTTCCACACATATATGCTGACGACAAATACGGTTTGTTTCTAGGCTATGGTTATTCTGTTGCACAAGATAGGTTGTTCCAGATGGAAATGATCAGGCGCTCAGCAAAAGGCACGGTCTCAGAAGTGCTAGGTGATAAATATATCTCCTTTGATAAAGCGATGAGGGTAGAATTGTCTATTACGTCTGTGAGAGAACAGGTCGAAGCGTTATTGCCTAATCAGCGGGCTGTCTTAGAAGGCTATGCAGATGGTATGAATCGTTGGATAAAATTCATTGAGACTGACCCCGATAAACTGTTACCAAAAGAGTATGCAGTATATAATTTTTTACCGAGAATGTGGGACGCTGTCGATGTGGCAATGGTATTCACCGCTGTGGTTGCTGATCGGTTCTCTGACTTTTCAACAGAGCTGGAGAATCTTGCTCTGTTAAACGCCTTGCAAGCTCAACATGGTGAAGAGAAAGCTCTCGTAATTTTTAATCAGTTAAACTGGATTAACGATCCAAAGGCCCCAACGACAGTCCCAACGAAGGTGGCCAAGAAAGCCTCGCTCATCAAAGAAAATGAATACTCTAGTCTGCCGAAGATCAATCGTGATTTATTGGTCGCACCGAGAATGGTGTTTAATAGTGATGGTAGCTACAAGAATGTAAACCTTAAAGAGGCGGTAAGTTATTATAAATCTGAATTAGCTGCTTCTGGAATAAGTGGCTCTGCTGGCCATGCGTCAGCCAGTAATATTTGGTTGATTGGGCAAAGTAAGTCAGAGGATTCAAATGGTTATTTACTAAATGGCCCTCAGTTTGGTTGGATCAATCCTTCTTATGTTTATAGTGTAGGCTTACATGGGGCAGGACTGGATGTGGTCGGAAATTCATATTTTGCGATCCCCCCGATTTTTTTCGCTCACAATAAACATATTGCTTGGGGCAGTACGGCGGGAATGGGAGATACGGTTGATTATTTCATTGAAGAATTGAATCCCAATAATCTTGATGAATATTTTTACAAGGGAAGATTTCGCCCTATGGAAAAACATCAAGAAATAATTCATGTTAAAGGGCTGGAAAGTATACAGTTTAATATTTCAAGGACTGTTCATGGCCCTATTGTTCGTCAAGATAATCATTCCAAAATTGCATTTTCAAGAAAACGTACATGGGACGGGAAAGAAGTGCAGAGTCTTTTTGCTTTTATGGATCAAATGGAAGCAACCACTTATGACCAATGGAAAACCGCTGCAGCCCGTAACGCTGTCTCTGTCAACTGGTATTACATTGATAAAGCAGGGAATATTGGATATTTTTATAGTGGTCATTTTCCTAACCGTGCGGAAGGCCAAGACTCACGTTTACCTACTCCTGGTACTGGCAATATGGAATGGCAAGGTGTTATATCTCCTCATAAATTACCCCAAGTTTATAACCCAAAAATAGGGTATATTGTAAATTGGAACAACAAGCCTGCCAACTTTTGGCCAAACGGGGATCCTTGGTATGTTGTTTGGACATCTGCTGACCGTGCAACTGAACTGTTTGAAGTTTTAGACAGTAAGAAAAAAATGTCATATCAAGACGTGATTGAATTAAACCGCACGGCCTCATTTAAAGATCTAAATATACGTTATTTTTTACCCTTTCTAGAAAATGCAGTTTCTGAATTACCAGACTCAGATATGGCTGCGATTTTAGTCGCACACTTACGCTCGTGGGATCAGACTTGGAAAGATAAAGATCATAATTTTTATTATGATCATGCAGGACCAGTGATACTAAATGCTTGGTTATCGAAGATGTTAGAAACTGTCCTTCGGGATGATATCGGGTCAGAATTCTTTTATCTTTATCAGTCTCCTGGGTATGCAATTGAGCCAAGAACAAGTTCCACAAATATCACGCCCGGTGTGAAGATTTTATATAACGCTTTGTTGGAAGAGAAATCAGGTGTTCCTCAGCGTTTTGATTTTTTTAATGGTCAGAAAAAATCTCATGTAATTTTATCAACTCTCCGACAAATAGGCTTAGAATTAAGTAACCGATATGGCGGTGACCTCAAGAAATGGAGATTGCCTGTTGCACGCCAAGTATTTCGCTCTGTTAATTTTTATGGAATCCCTCAAACGCTTCCTCAATTGTCTATTAGTATCCCAATTACGATGAATCGCGGATCCGAAAACAACCTATCTGTGATGCATAATGAGGGGATCATAGGCACTGATGTTACCCCTCCAGGCCAAAGTGGTTTTGTTGCTCAGACAACTGGTTTTAGCCAGCATTATAGAGATCAAATTGGAATGTATCTTAGGTTTGAGCAAAAGCAATTACCCTTCACAAAAGAAGAAGTGGAAGCTGTAGCGGTGAGGTCTGAAAAGTTAAAATATTAA
- a CDS encoding tetratricopeptide repeat protein, translated as MNDQMMPPSGIAAPQDPTASPQQAAPQSDTPLVSEATLETFGPLVVDASMHVPVIVDFWAEWCEPCKQLMPLIESAVINASGAVKLVKVNADENQELCSQLRIQSLPTVMAFFQGRPVDGFQGAVPESQLKEFIQRVIEKTGAQPAEGSIDSQINAVLDQVETMLDAEAYDQAMAMLAQVLQAAPDHDKAKILFAEATVATGNRDQAAEILATLSAEINTDKALKSRRDQLVTKMDLLAQTEGLGNKVALLEAIEADTNNHQARFDLSLIYIAEDDQNKAAEELLQILMREMDWNEEAARKQLLKLFEVAGPKDPFTLKYRRRLSSLMFS; from the coding sequence ATGAATGACCAAATGATGCCTCCTAGTGGTATAGCTGCCCCTCAAGACCCAACAGCGTCTCCTCAACAAGCAGCGCCACAAAGTGACACACCTCTGGTAAGTGAAGCCACCTTAGAAACATTTGGCCCTCTTGTTGTGGATGCCAGCATGCACGTGCCCGTTATTGTTGATTTTTGGGCAGAATGGTGTGAACCCTGTAAACAATTGATGCCGCTTATAGAATCCGCCGTGATAAATGCATCGGGTGCGGTTAAATTAGTAAAAGTGAACGCAGACGAAAATCAGGAACTCTGTTCTCAACTTCGCATTCAAAGTTTACCAACTGTCATGGCTTTCTTTCAGGGACGCCCAGTCGATGGCTTTCAAGGAGCTGTTCCTGAAAGCCAACTGAAAGAATTTATTCAGCGCGTCATCGAGAAAACAGGGGCTCAACCCGCTGAAGGATCCATAGACTCTCAAATCAATGCGGTTCTCGATCAAGTTGAAACTATGCTAGATGCTGAAGCCTATGATCAAGCCATGGCAATGCTAGCCCAAGTCTTACAGGCCGCACCAGATCATGATAAAGCAAAAATCTTATTTGCTGAGGCCACTGTTGCGACAGGTAACCGCGATCAAGCGGCAGAAATTTTGGCTACCTTAAGCGCTGAAATTAACACGGATAAGGCACTTAAGTCCCGTCGTGATCAATTGGTCACAAAAATGGATTTACTGGCGCAAACTGAAGGTCTAGGGAACAAAGTGGCCCTTCTAGAAGCGATAGAGGCTGACACGAATAACCATCAAGCCCGGTTTGATCTTTCTCTCATTTATATCGCTGAAGATGATCAAAACAAAGCTGCTGAAGAATTGCTTCAAATTCTCATGCGCGAAATGGATTGGAATGAGGAAGCTGCTCGAAAACAATTGTTAAAGCTTTTTGAAGTGGCTGGACCCAAGGATCCTTTCACTTTAAAATATCGTCGCCGTTTATCGTCCCTCATGTTTAGTTAA
- a CDS encoding Trm112 family protein: MTDCNPSEDHISADRKVLERLVCPVTKESLVYNRDSNELISKKAQLAYPVRYGIPIMLVDEARELSDEDLS; the protein is encoded by the coding sequence ATGACCGACTGTAATCCTTCTGAAGATCATATCAGCGCTGATAGAAAAGTTTTAGAAAGACTTGTGTGCCCTGTCACCAAAGAAAGTTTAGTCTATAATCGAGACTCCAATGAGCTCATCAGCAAAAAAGCACAGCTTGCCTATCCTGTTCGATATGGCATTCCCATCATGCTGGTGGATGAAGCAAGGGAACTCTCTGACGAAGACTTAAGCTAA
- a CDS encoding SDR family oxidoreductase — protein MEHLLLIGAGYSAAYIAEKFLTDPASNEMTVTVTTRAASQEKKRIKPFPQATKLLEVDYQSPSLPVSTTHLIMTAPVSVEKNREQWQALAKAIGQLPSLQWIGYLSTTSVYGDAAGEWVTEDFPLNPSNKRADDRLHAETQWQSLSKELSLPLDIFRLTGIYGPGRSAIDKLRSGKARMIIKKDQVFNRIHVADIAEVCFAAAQTPRQSLQQSLRRIYNVSDGQPCPPQEVTKFAADLLGIAPPKAENYESADMSFMARSFYEENKRIDNRKMRTELNVNLRYPSYKEGLTPLA, from the coding sequence GTGGAGCATTTACTTCTGATAGGGGCCGGATATAGTGCCGCTTATATTGCTGAAAAATTTTTAACTGACCCAGCGTCTAATGAAATGACAGTAACAGTGACCACACGCGCCGCCAGTCAAGAAAAGAAAAGGATCAAACCTTTTCCTCAAGCGACCAAGTTACTCGAGGTAGATTACCAAAGCCCTAGCCTGCCAGTGTCGACCACTCATCTTATAATGACGGCCCCGGTTTCGGTAGAGAAAAACAGGGAACAGTGGCAGGCACTCGCTAAGGCTATTGGCCAATTACCCTCACTTCAATGGATTGGATATCTTTCAACAACGTCTGTTTACGGGGATGCTGCTGGCGAATGGGTTACAGAAGATTTTCCGCTTAATCCATCGAATAAGAGAGCCGATGATCGGTTGCATGCAGAAACTCAGTGGCAAAGTCTCTCTAAGGAGCTTTCTCTCCCGCTTGATATATTTCGATTAACAGGCATATACGGTCCAGGTCGGAGTGCAATAGATAAGCTGCGATCTGGAAAGGCACGGATGATCATCAAAAAAGACCAAGTTTTTAATCGAATTCATGTGGCTGATATTGCAGAAGTTTGTTTCGCTGCTGCACAGACACCGCGGCAATCACTGCAGCAATCATTGCGGCGTATATATAATGTATCTGATGGCCAGCCTTGTCCTCCCCAGGAGGTAACAAAATTTGCAGCAGACTTACTTGGCATAGCGCCACCCAAAGCTGAAAACTACGAGTCAGCAGACATGAGCTTTATGGCGCGAAGCTTTTATGAAGAAAATAAAAGAATTGATAATAGGAAAATGAGGACTGAGCTTAATGTTAATCTTCGATATCCATCTTACAAAGAGGGATTGACGCCGTTAGCTTAA
- a CDS encoding UDP-N-acetylmuramoyl-tripeptide--D-alanyl-D-alanine ligase — MTEWVNTIFGQDFQPLFYVLIFWPLFLLMAYDRMQTYLMFYQQEEYDSVRFIAWIKRHRAWDKVASLGLGAAIMCTLFSQFQGQHPIFAYLEDASIICAVVGLIGGVIKSRGNRQSSKKPLVRTERVARINRNAVLLLLGGYLLLTIGALSFPNGTRLVLDSSLDSWMNPLQTLDWRITGLYLAFLLGVQLTPVFLMGANKFLEPYEARVQARFLAEAKAKFALLQPTVIAITGSFGKTSTKTILQHILSSVHPTLATPGSVNTEMGITRVIREQLNEDHSYFIVEMGAYGPGSIAKLCRLTPPDVGLITAVGAAHYERFKTLETVASAKFELASATAMKQADNPVIINTDGIPSHLLDPMTETVRANYIRAGKEGALSVASLDQKEDGLHLIIAEEDQEHKIFVPLYGPHQVENILSAIAVARSLGLPFSVIRASLKSLPQIRHRTEVDRSGPIATVNDAYNSNPIGFEGALIALNAIVKPEGRRILVTPGMVELGAKHDEEHKRLGVIAAQQCDVILVVTPSRIPTFVAGIKGVNKDHLTLIEFSSQAEAEAWVRTNVRAGDAVLYENNLPDLYESPPSF, encoded by the coding sequence ATGACAGAGTGGGTGAATACTATATTTGGTCAAGATTTCCAGCCCTTGTTTTACGTCTTAATTTTTTGGCCCTTATTCCTCTTGATGGCTTATGACCGCATGCAGACATACCTCATGTTTTATCAACAAGAGGAATATGACAGTGTGAGATTTATTGCCTGGATTAAAAGGCATAGAGCATGGGATAAAGTTGCGTCCCTTGGCTTGGGTGCGGCAATTATGTGCACCCTATTTAGTCAATTTCAAGGACAACACCCAATCTTTGCCTATCTTGAGGATGCTTCAATCATTTGCGCAGTAGTTGGTTTGATTGGAGGGGTGATAAAATCTCGTGGGAATAGGCAAAGCTCTAAAAAGCCCCTGGTTCGGACAGAACGGGTGGCGCGGATTAATCGCAATGCGGTGCTCTTGCTGTTAGGGGGGTATCTTCTCTTGACGATTGGGGCTCTATCTTTCCCAAACGGAACCCGCTTGGTTTTAGACAGCAGCTTAGACAGTTGGATGAATCCCTTACAAACATTAGATTGGCGGATTACAGGCCTCTATCTTGCTTTTCTATTGGGGGTCCAGTTAACACCAGTCTTTTTGATGGGAGCTAATAAGTTTTTAGAACCTTATGAGGCCAGAGTCCAAGCAAGATTTTTGGCAGAAGCGAAGGCCAAATTCGCCCTACTTCAGCCTACAGTTATTGCTATTACAGGCTCCTTTGGCAAAACCAGCACTAAAACTATTTTGCAGCATATTTTATCCAGCGTTCATCCGACGCTAGCGACGCCTGGCAGCGTGAATACTGAGATGGGAATTACTAGAGTTATTCGCGAGCAGTTGAATGAAGATCACAGTTATTTCATTGTTGAAATGGGGGCTTATGGACCGGGGTCTATAGCAAAGCTTTGCCGTTTAACGCCGCCCGATGTGGGACTGATTACGGCTGTGGGAGCCGCCCACTATGAAAGGTTTAAGACCTTAGAGACTGTGGCTTCTGCAAAATTTGAACTTGCGTCGGCTACAGCTATGAAACAAGCGGACAATCCTGTCATTATCAATACAGATGGGATTCCATCTCACCTACTTGATCCCATGACAGAGACTGTTCGTGCCAATTATATTCGAGCTGGAAAAGAGGGTGCGTTAAGCGTTGCCTCTCTTGATCAAAAAGAAGATGGCCTGCATTTAATTATAGCGGAAGAGGACCAAGAGCATAAGATTTTTGTGCCCTTATATGGGCCGCATCAGGTTGAGAATATCCTATCTGCTATAGCGGTTGCGCGCTCTTTAGGGCTTCCATTCAGTGTCATCAGAGCAAGTTTGAAATCATTGCCTCAAATTCGCCACCGCACAGAAGTGGATCGCTCTGGACCAATTGCTACTGTGAATGATGCCTATAATAGTAACCCTATTGGTTTTGAGGGGGCATTGATTGCGTTAAATGCAATTGTCAAACCGGAAGGTCGTAGAATTTTGGTAACGCCGGGTATGGTTGAGCTTGGAGCTAAGCATGATGAAGAACATAAGCGACTGGGCGTTATCGCTGCCCAGCAATGTGATGTGATCCTTGTTGTCACACCTTCACGCATTCCTACTTTTGTTGCGGGCATCAAAGGTGTTAATAAGGATCACTTGACCCTTATAGAATTTTCTTCTCAAGCGGAAGCAGAGGCGTGGGTGCGTACAAATGTCCGTGCAGGAGATGCTGTTCTATACGAGAATAACCTGCCAGATCTTTACGAGAGTCCGCCTAGCTTTTAA